In one window of Pseudomonas putida DNA:
- a CDS encoding response regulator, which produces MAEHDEILSDAEREALAVVSAPVAPRPVVLVVDDNPVNSEALSLYLKSRGIDCMVADGAQEAMFKLHYEPRIALMITDLRMEPKDGLELIRQIRESERAALSIIVVSGDTDVKEAVDVMHLGVVDFLLKPVDLGKLLGLVKRELKIE; this is translated from the coding sequence ATGGCTGAGCATGACGAAATACTGAGTGACGCCGAGCGCGAGGCGTTGGCCGTGGTGAGCGCGCCAGTGGCGCCCAGGCCGGTGGTGCTGGTGGTGGACGACAATCCGGTGAACAGCGAGGCCCTGAGCCTGTACCTGAAAAGCCGTGGCATCGACTGCATGGTGGCCGATGGTGCGCAGGAGGCGATGTTCAAGCTGCACTACGAACCGCGCATCGCGCTGATGATCACCGATCTGCGCATGGAGCCCAAGGATGGCCTGGAACTGATTCGGCAGATTCGCGAGTCGGAGCGGGCGGCCTTGTCGATCATCGTGGTGTCGGGTGACACCGATGTGAAGGAGGCGGTGGACGTGATGCACCTGGGGGTGGTGGATTTTCTGCTTAAACCGGTGGATCTGGGGAAATTGCTGGGGCTGGTGAAAAGAGAATTGAAGATCGAGTAA